The following coding sequences lie in one Arachis ipaensis cultivar K30076 chromosome B05, Araip1.1, whole genome shotgun sequence genomic window:
- the LOC107642543 gene encoding uncharacterized protein LOC107642543 has translation MASTYSCKHCGTNLNLRSFYAFPPDFYFEAGNKGSVSFSAVDAAKLRFEKEDKIKPFFETLNYWGIQRKRTKMICNSCAHLLGYIYDDGPPLTDTPGQFHMGPSQVIPRAPRYRFKTKALTILQHPS, from the coding sequence ATGGCTTCCACCTACAGCTGCAAGCATTGCGGCACCAACCTCAACCTGAGATCCTTCTACGCCTTCCCACCGGACTTCTACTTCGAGGCCGGCAACAAAGGTTCCGTGTCCTTCTCCGCCGTGGACGCCGCCAAGCTCCGATTCGAGAAAGAGGACAAAATCAAACCTTTCTTCGAAACCCTAAACTACTGGGGCATCCAACGAAAGAGGACCAAGATGATCTGCAACTCTTGCGCCCATCTCCTTGGCTACATCTACGACGACGGCCCTCCACTCACCGATACTCCCGGTCAGTTCCACATGGGTCCCAGCCAGGTCATACCTCGTGCCCCCAGGTACCGCTTCAAGACCAAAGCACTCACCATTCTTCAACATCCCTCTTAA